In Caldicoprobacter guelmensis, the sequence GCCTTTTTGATGAAAATGGATTTGACCTTAAAGAATATCTTACCTCAGAGGACGTTTTGGTTGAGAAGATAAATCAGTTTGTCATGCAAAAGAAATTTGCAAGGAGTGCAGCCACAAGCACAATGATGTTTAAGATAGGAGGTTGAAAGGCGATGGATTTTTCCCATTTAAACGGTGAAGGTTTGCCTCAGATGGTGGATGTTTCGCAAAAAGATGTAACCTACAGGGTTGCAAAGGCGAGCGGCAGGATATACGTAGGGGAAAGAGTTATGGCCGCAATACGGAATTCTGATATACCAAAAGGGGATATATTTGCTACAGCAAAGCTTGCCGGCATAATGGCTGCCAAAAAGACTTCGGAGCTTATTCCTCTTTGTCACAACGTATTTTTATCACATGTGGATATCTCGTATTCTGTAGACCAGGAGCATGGGTATATAGAAGCGGTATCCGAGGTGAAATGTGCTGCTCACACCGGGGTTGAAATGGAGGCCCTTACCGCGGTTTTGATATTCTTGGAAACGATTTATGACATGTGCAAGGCAATAGAGAAAAACATGGTAATAACTGACGTAAAGGTGATAGAGAAGAAGGGCGGAAAGTCGGGCGACTGGTCGCTTGAGGGTACGTTTTCGAAAAGCGATAAAGGACTGGGCAGGGTTGTTTCAATTAACATAAGCAAGCAGAAAGGTACTATCAAACAGCCTATAAGCGAGGCGGTGTTGATAGAGGATTTCGGGATAGAAGGGGATGCTCATGCAGGACCAGGGCACAGGCAGGTTAGCCTGCTTGACGTTGAGAGCATAAGGAAAATGGAGCAGTATGGACTAAAAGGCCTTTGTTTTGGGAAGTTTGCTGAAAACATTACAACCGAGGGGCTTGATTTGGGCAAAATTGAGATTGGTACAAGGCTTAAAATTGGGGGCCAAGCAGTGCTTGAGATAAGCCAAATAGGGAAAAAATGCCACGGTGAGGGTTGCGAGATAGCCCGGACTGTGGGGGTTTGTATAATGCCTCGAGAAGGCCTGTTCGCCAGGGTGCTTAGGGGCGGAAAAATAAAGGTGGGCGACTGTATTGAGGTTATGGATTGAGCTAGGTTTGGAGTATAAATATTTTTGGTGAATGGGAGCTTTTTGGCTCCTTGCTGGCTCTGTTTATTGCGTTTCTTTGACCTGGTACATTGCTAGTGTTACCTTTTTCTTCAAGATGAAAATGATTTGCTAAAATTGCTAAACTGGTTAGCAGTTCATGTGAATTACAAGCAACACCCTATGAATTGCCGTCGCGGCCGCATTCCTTTTCATTTTCGAGGAGAACATTTAGTCCGTGCTCTAGTATGGGAAGGACTGCCTGGATGCACTCTACCGCGGCTTTTGGTGAGCCTGGAAGGTTGATTATAAGGCTGTTTTTATAGATGCCCGAAATGCCGCGGGAGAGGTAGCTTCTTTTTGTGATTTTGCCGGTTTCGTACCTTATAAGTTCTGAGATGCCCGGCGTTTGTTTTTCAATCAGCTCAAGGGTTGCCTCAGGAGTTACATCCCTCTGGTAAAATCCCGTACCGCCGGTTGTCAAAATGAGGTTGGCTCCTATCCTTGTCGCTTCGATTAAGGCCTCTTTTATCTGCTGTTTTTCATCAGGTACTATCTTATAATATACATTTGAAAAACCTTGAGCTTGAAGTACCTCGATGAGCTGTTTGCCGCTTAGGTCCTCACGCAGTCCTTGTGAGCATTTGTCTGAACATGTTATTACTGCAAAGGTGAAACTCATATTTTTACCTCCTTAAAGTGTAAGGCCTCCAGGCAACCCTGGAAGCCTTTTCCTCTGGCGGAGAGAGAGGGATTCGAACCCTCGGTACCCCTTTTTGGGGGTACACACGATTTCCAGTCGTGCGCCTTCGACCACTCAGCCATCTCTCCACGTCAAATATATTTTAGCACTGTAATAGTATACCTCGTAACTCCTAAAAAATCAAGAGGTTTAAATCATGTTTATATTTGGAGTTAAATGGTGTTCAGCAAAATTGGCAAGAATTTTTATGTTGCAAACGCTATGGGATGAGAGTATAATTAAATATGCCAAAGGGAACACTACTTTTACCTTGATTTAGAATTGCCGTGCTAGACGGGGAGTTAGCGGTGCCCTGTAGCCCGCAATCCGCTATAGCGGGGTCGAATTCCTGCTGGAGGTTGGCGCTTGTAGGGTCTGGGGCCAAATAAGTTACGAAGATGACTGGGTCCTGTGCAACGAAACTCTACGAACCCTGTCAGGTCCGGAAGGAAGCAGCAGTAAGTAGATGTTTTCGTGTGCCGCAGGGTAGCCTGGTCGGAGTAAACTGTTTGGTTCCCGCCTGTAGGCGTTGAATCGAAGGCAGGTGCACGGCATTACCATAACAACAAGCCGCGAGTCCCTTGCGGCTTGTTTATTTTTTTTGGCTACATTTTATAGCTGTTTGTGTTATAATAGATTAGGCTGGGTTTTGATATTTTTGTTGAAGTGTACTACCTAAAAGGTCTTCTTTTAATATTGTGAATTTTTGTTGACACAATCTAAAATTTTAGTGGCCTAAATCTTTTAATGAGTGTTATTTAGCTTATATTCTATAACAGGGAGCAGGTGAGCGTTTTGAGGTATACGGCTCTGTATCGTCAGTGGCGGCCTGAAACCTTTGACGAAGTGGTGGGACAGGATGCTACCATACGGATACTGAAGAATCAGATAAAGAGCAACCGTATTGCACACGCCTATCTGTTTTGTGGTTCTCGGGGAACGGGCAAGACGAGCACAGCCAAGGTTTTTGCGAAGGCTGTTAACTGTTTAAATCCAATAGATGGGAATCCATGTCTTAAATGTGAAACGTGCTTAAAACTATCAACAGATAGCAACATGGATATAATCGAGATAGACGCTGCTTCAAATAATGGAGTGGATGAGATAAGGGAATTGCGGGACAAGGTTAAGTACCCTCCTGTGGTTGGGCGTTACAAGGTATATATCATAGATGAGGTTCATATGCTCTCAACCGGGGCTTTTAATGCTTTGCTTAAAACGCTGGAGGAGCCACCGGCGCATATAATATTCATCTTGGCTACCACAGAGCCGCACCGAATGCCGGCCACTATTCTATCAAGATGCCAGAGGTTTAACTTTAAGAGGATTTCCAACAAATCGATTGTAAGCAGGTTGGCGGAAATAGCCAAACGAACAGGGGTACAGGTTGAAAGCGAGGCTTTGTATACTATTGCCCGTTGGGCTGAAGGAAGCATGAGGGATGCGTTGAGCCTTTTGGACCAGTGTATAGGCTTTTGTGGCGATGTTGTTACCAATGAGGATGTGCTGGCAGTGGTGGGGACGGCAGACCAAGGGTTTGTCTTTGCTGTAGCCGAGAACATAATAGAAGGAAATGTATCTGAGCTGTTTTATCAGGTTGAACAGCTTATAAATGATGGGCGCGATGTGAGCGTATTTTTGAAGGACTTGATAAACCATATGAGGAATTTGTTGGTCATAAAGGTATGTAATGATGGAGCACAACTACTTGATGCGGGCGAAGATACCTTTAAAGCCTACAGGGAACAGGCACAAAAGGCCAGCCAGGAGAGGTTAACAAGGGCTATAGATATTTTGTGTAGTGCGGAGTCAGAAATGAGATGGAGCTCTCAGCCTAGAGTTTCGCTAGAGATGGCCCTGGTGAAGATTTGCAGGCCGGAGCAAGAGGTAACGTTGGATGCTTTGCTGGACAGGGTGGCAAAGCTGGAACAGCAGATTGCAGGTGGTGTAGAATTTAAACAGACATCATTGCATTCTAAAAAGGGTGCACTAACTGCAGATAAATCTCAAGCGGCTGAGGAGAAGAAAGTAGTGGAAAAGAAAGAAATTGATAAGGGCGATGATGGGGATGAAAGCGCGACAGCGCATATTTGGGAAAAGGCACTGGAAATCATTAAAAAGGAGCGTATAGCGTTATACGGGTTTTTAAAGGATTGTAGATTTGTACTGGATGGCAAAGACAAGGCGCTTTTGAGTTTTTCTGCGGACCAACAATTTTTTATGGAGTCTATAAACAGAGAAGAAAATAGGAGTTTTATTGAGAAGGTTATTGAAATGGTGATAGGTAGACAGGTCAAGGTTCGATGCGTCTTGGCTGATCAAAAGGTCTCTGATGAAGTGGGAAAAAAGTCTCGGAATGATGACATAATAGAGAAAGCCATAGATATATTTGGTGAGGATTTTGTGGAAATAGTTGATGATTGATGGGAAAGCCAATATAATAGAGAAAAGAGTTTGCATTGATGTGAGTGGAAAAGGAGGAATAAAGTTATGGCAAAAGGCGGGTTCCCGGGTGGTTTCCCTGGAATGGGCAATATGAATCAGCTCATGAAGCAGGCAAAAAAACTGCAGGAGCAGATGGTCAAGCTTCAAGAGGAGTTGGAACAAAAGACGGTTGAAGCTTCCGCCGGTGGTGGTGTGGTTACCGTTGTGGCCAATGGGAAGAAGGAGGTTGTTGACATCAAGATTGCACCTGAGGCTGTGGACCCCGATGATGTTGAAATGCTGCAAGACCTCATATTAGCGGCTGTGAATGAGGCTTTGAGGCGTGCGGAAGAGATGGTGCAGGAAGAGATGAGCAAGCTAACGGGAGGTTTGTCTATACCTGGCCTGTTCTAGCATGAATTTGACTGTAATGTTTGAGCTGATAAACTGACATTAGTGTACTGCCGACA encodes:
- a CDS encoding cyclic pyranopterin monophosphate synthase MoaC/MOSC-domain-containing protein, whose product is MDFSHLNGEGLPQMVDVSQKDVTYRVAKASGRIYVGERVMAAIRNSDIPKGDIFATAKLAGIMAAKKTSELIPLCHNVFLSHVDISYSVDQEHGYIEAVSEVKCAAHTGVEMEALTAVLIFLETIYDMCKAIEKNMVITDVKVIEKKGGKSGDWSLEGTFSKSDKGLGRVVSINISKQKGTIKQPISEAVLIEDFGIEGDAHAGPGHRQVSLLDVESIRKMEQYGLKGLCFGKFAENITTEGLDLGKIEIGTRLKIGGQAVLEISQIGKKCHGEGCEIARTVGVCIMPREGLFARVLRGGKIKVGDCIEVMD
- a CDS encoding MogA/MoaB family molybdenum cofactor biosynthesis protein; this encodes MSFTFAVITCSDKCSQGLREDLSGKQLIEVLQAQGFSNVYYKIVPDEKQQIKEALIEATRIGANLILTTGGTGFYQRDVTPEATLELIEKQTPGISELIRYETGKITKRSYLSRGISGIYKNSLIINLPGSPKAAVECIQAVLPILEHGLNVLLENEKECGRDGNS
- the dnaX gene encoding DNA polymerase III subunit gamma/tau, with product MRYTALYRQWRPETFDEVVGQDATIRILKNQIKSNRIAHAYLFCGSRGTGKTSTAKVFAKAVNCLNPIDGNPCLKCETCLKLSTDSNMDIIEIDAASNNGVDEIRELRDKVKYPPVVGRYKVYIIDEVHMLSTGAFNALLKTLEEPPAHIIFILATTEPHRMPATILSRCQRFNFKRISNKSIVSRLAEIAKRTGVQVESEALYTIARWAEGSMRDALSLLDQCIGFCGDVVTNEDVLAVVGTADQGFVFAVAENIIEGNVSELFYQVEQLINDGRDVSVFLKDLINHMRNLLVIKVCNDGAQLLDAGEDTFKAYREQAQKASQERLTRAIDILCSAESEMRWSSQPRVSLEMALVKICRPEQEVTLDALLDRVAKLEQQIAGGVEFKQTSLHSKKGALTADKSQAAEEKKVVEKKEIDKGDDGDESATAHIWEKALEIIKKERIALYGFLKDCRFVLDGKDKALLSFSADQQFFMESINREENRSFIEKVIEMVIGRQVKVRCVLADQKVSDEVGKKSRNDDIIEKAIDIFGEDFVEIVDD
- a CDS encoding YbaB/EbfC family nucleoid-associated protein; translated protein: MAKGGFPGGFPGMGNMNQLMKQAKKLQEQMVKLQEELEQKTVEASAGGGVVTVVANGKKEVVDIKIAPEAVDPDDVEMLQDLILAAVNEALRRAEEMVQEEMSKLTGGLSIPGLF